Sequence from the Scyliorhinus torazame isolate Kashiwa2021f unplaced genomic scaffold, sScyTor2.1 scaffold_328, whole genome shotgun sequence genome:
ttccaaacccacaaccaccaccatctagaaggacaagagcagcagatacctgggaacctcaccacctggaggttcgtttccaagttatacaccaccctgacttggaaatatattgccgttccttcactgtccttggggcaacatcctggaattccctccctaacagcacaggggatgtagggaagcatggtggagcagtggttagcgctgctgcctcacggtgccgaggttccaggttcgatcctggctctgggtcattgtccatgtgcagtttgcacactttccccttgtttgtgtgggtttcgcccccacaacccaaagatgtgcacggtaggtggactggccacgctacattgccccttaattggaaaaaaatgaattgggtactttaaatttataaaaaataaattataaagaaaaaaaaccggcacaggggatgtacctacacctcaaggactgcagcagttcaagaaggcaactcaccactacttcggaaggctaactggggatgggcaataaatgctggcctgaccagcattgtccacatcccgtaaattaatttaaaaaaatttaataatggacagagatatgtctagtgttgttatatgatatgtattatatatattgttgatggttctgtaataaaatacatgtattattatttctagttttgtaaatagtactgtacctacattatatatttccagtcatacagtcattgcagcactgacagaatccatttggtaactcaagtcaatgctgactctctgtacagcagtccagtcagtcccattccccctcgatatccctgttcccctgcaagtttattttcttcaagtgaccatcctattttattttaaattattgatcatctcgacttctacaacccttgtgggcagtgagttccctgtcatgaccactccatgactaaataaaattcttcctcagaatttcccgatcactaatcagtaaatgtacttatattGAGATTCTCTACGGTtgcacaggttttagtgagtttagatttgttgatcagcaccttcaggaaaattgggaggaaaagtaagtgaatacaatctgtatattacacacatttttcatccagtaatatagacatttcaggtctctgtgtccaggacaggaagcagtgagcatggatctgtcaatcagcctgaatcagcaccttcaggagaattgggagggtgaatattagatgcagcagagtgagaatggagggagagtttgtgggatggagatttagagcatttcagggaaagagagaggaaagaatgttcgatagaacctagaattgtctgttctgagtttctatcactgctacagtagtgaactcgccaacattgagggcatttaaaagtttattggataaacatatggatgataatggtatagtgtaggttagatggcttttgttttggtgcaacatcgtgggccgaagggcctgtactgcgctgtattgttctatgttctatcctgtcCTGACAATGATTACTCTTGTAAAATCCGTTTGCAGGCAgttagaacgagaggagtttgaggccaatatctcaaactaaatatcacgtcaagaactgactgagtcactcaattcttgggatcatcggcctttgaatctagaaggagaaatgtttgtctattctgtctgcttcaagagattttaaacatcagtgtgtctggaaaagcacagggacacacacacacacccatgtgagactgttacagagcactgactgtgcaaagagctttaaccagtgacacagcctgaaaaaacacttcaccattcagagcagggagagactgtacaggtgttctgtgtgtggacgaggcttcaactgcttgtccaacgtggtgagacgcaaaatgacccggaccatggggaaaccatggaaatgtgaggattgtgggaagggattcagagccccgtgcgagctggaaaggcatcaacgcagtcacactggagagaggcctttcacctgctctcagtgtgaaaagggattcgctgacattggcagcctgcggaaacatgaacgagttcacactggggagaggccgttcacctgctctgactgtgggaagggattctctcagtttTCCAGCCTGCagatccaccagcgagttcacactggagagaggcctttcacctgctctcagtgtgaaaagggattcactgacattggcggcatgcagagacatgaacgagttcacactggggagaggccattcacctgctctgactgtgggaagggattcactcagttgtccagcctgcagatccaccagcgagttcacgctggagagaggcctttcgcctgctctcagtgtgaaaagggattcactaacattagCAACCTACGGAGACACGaacaagttcacactggagagaggcctttcatctgctctcattgtgaaaagagattcaataaCATTAGCAACCTACGGAAACACGAAcaagttcacactggcgagaggcctttcacctgctctcagtgtgaaaagggattcactgacattggcaacctgcggagacacgaacgagttcacactggagagaggccattcacctgctctgactgtgggaagggattcactcggttatcccacctgcagacacaccagcgagttcacactggagagaggcctttcacct
This genomic interval carries:
- the LOC140406155 gene encoding uncharacterized protein, which produces MTRTMGKPWKCEDCGKGFRAPCELERHQRSHTGERPFTCSQCEKGFADIGSLRKHERVHTGERPFTCSDCGKGFSQFSSLQIHQRVHTGERPFTCSQCEKGFTDIGGMQRHERVHTGERPFTCSDCGKGFTQLSSLQIHQRVHAGERPFACSQCEKGFTNISNLRRHEQVHTGERPFICSHCEKRFNNISNLRKHEQVHTGERPFTCSQCEKGFTDIGNLRRHERVHTGERPFTCSDCGKGFTRLSHLQTHQRVHTGERPFTCSDCGKGFTRLSSLQRHQQVHTGEKPFICTVCDMGFARLSTLLKHNVTHTKSRPFKCSDCRKGFKSSQLLMSHQRVHSEERPFSCSHCTKSFRTSSNLMKHKRGHTGESPFTSPTGKIFTRSSLAEPQCHSQQ